A genomic segment from Polyangium mundeleinium encodes:
- the atpA gene encoding F0F1 ATP synthase subunit alpha encodes MQLRAEEISQIIKKQIQNIDKAALVTEVGTVLTVGDGIARVYGLSRAMAGELVEFVGTGGETLAGLVLNLEADNVGCAIFGDTSIIKEGDAVKRTGRILDVPAGEAVVGRVVNALGMPIDGKGPIETKERRRVEVKAPGIIQRQPVKDPLQTGIKAIDAMIPIGRGQRELIIGDRQVGKTAVAVDAIINQKGKGVHCIYVAIGQKLSTVRQVVDRLESYGAMEYTTIVAATASETAPLQYIAPYTGVTMGEYFRDTGRHALCIYDDLSKQAVAYRQLSLLLRRPPGREAYPGDVFYLHSRLLERAAKMADVFWVVKKGTPAPPNGDRDYRGADGKIHIGEQGKESSHHSLKEMGSDYEIIKDKWSGGSLTALPVIETQAGDVSAYIPTNVISITDGQIFLEADLFYSGVRPAINVGISVSRVGGNAQIKAMKSVAGTLRLDLAQYRAMAAFAQFAGDLDAKTRKQLERGARMVEILKQGQYVPLSVEKQVLIIYAGINGFVDDLPVESLAQFEEELYKYFESKHSTLLPEIAEKKALDDELKKKINKAIESFKKNFVPGGKSKPAVEEEEAEAPKAEAKADGKAAPKKAAKKAK; translated from the coding sequence ATGCAGCTCAGAGCCGAAGAGATTTCTCAGATCATCAAGAAGCAGATCCAGAACATCGACAAGGCCGCGCTCGTCACCGAGGTGGGCACGGTGCTCACGGTCGGCGACGGTATCGCCCGCGTGTACGGGCTCAGCCGCGCGATGGCCGGTGAGCTCGTCGAGTTCGTGGGCACGGGCGGCGAGACGCTCGCCGGGCTCGTGCTGAACCTTGAGGCCGACAACGTCGGCTGCGCGATCTTCGGCGACACGAGCATCATCAAGGAAGGCGACGCCGTGAAGCGCACGGGCCGCATCCTCGACGTGCCGGCGGGCGAGGCCGTCGTCGGCCGCGTGGTGAACGCGCTCGGCATGCCGATCGACGGCAAGGGCCCGATCGAGACGAAGGAGCGCCGCCGCGTCGAGGTGAAGGCGCCCGGCATCATCCAGCGCCAGCCGGTCAAGGACCCGCTCCAGACGGGCATCAAGGCGATCGACGCCATGATCCCGATCGGCCGTGGTCAGCGCGAGCTGATCATCGGCGACCGCCAGGTCGGCAAGACCGCCGTCGCGGTCGACGCGATCATCAACCAGAAGGGCAAGGGCGTTCACTGCATCTACGTGGCGATCGGCCAGAAGCTCAGCACGGTCCGCCAGGTCGTTGATCGGCTCGAGTCCTACGGCGCCATGGAGTACACGACCATCGTCGCCGCGACCGCGAGCGAGACGGCGCCGCTCCAGTACATCGCGCCGTACACCGGCGTGACGATGGGCGAGTACTTCCGCGACACGGGCCGCCACGCGCTCTGCATCTACGATGATCTCTCGAAGCAGGCCGTCGCGTACCGCCAGCTCTCGCTGCTCCTGCGCCGCCCGCCGGGCCGCGAGGCGTACCCGGGCGACGTCTTCTACCTCCACTCCCGCCTGCTCGAGCGCGCGGCGAAGATGGCGGACGTCTTCTGGGTCGTGAAGAAGGGCACGCCGGCGCCGCCGAATGGAGACCGCGACTATCGCGGGGCCGATGGCAAGATCCACATCGGCGAGCAGGGCAAGGAGTCGTCGCACCACAGCCTGAAGGAGATGGGCAGCGACTACGAGATCATCAAGGACAAGTGGTCCGGTGGCTCGCTCACGGCTCTGCCCGTGATCGAGACGCAGGCCGGTGACGTCTCGGCGTACATCCCGACGAACGTCATCAGCATCACGGACGGTCAGATCTTCCTCGAGGCGGACCTGTTCTACTCGGGCGTTCGTCCGGCCATCAACGTCGGCATCTCGGTCAGCCGCGTCGGCGGCAACGCGCAGATCAAGGCGATGAAGAGCGTCGCCGGTACGCTCCGCCTCGACCTCGCGCAGTACCGCGCCATGGCGGCATTCGCGCAGTTCGCGGGTGACCTCGACGCGAAGACGCGCAAGCAGCTCGAGCGCGGCGCGCGCATGGTCGAGATCCTGAAGCAGGGCCAGTACGTCCCGCTCTCGGTCGAGAAGCAGGTCCTCATCATCTACGCCGGCATCAACGGCTTCGTCGACGACCTGCCGGTCGAGTCGCTCGCGCAGTTCGAGGAGGAGCTCTACAAGTACTTCGAGTCGAAGCACTCGACGCTCTTGCCGGAGATCGCCGAGAAGAAGGCGCTCGACGACGAGCTCAAGAAGAAGATCAACAAGGCGATCGAGTCCTTCAAGAAGAACTTCGTCCCCGGCGGCAAGTCGAAGCCTGCCGTCGAGGAGGAGGAGGCCGAGGCCCCGAAGGCCGAGGCGAAGGCCGATGGCAAGGCGGCCCCGAAGAAGGCCGCGAAGAAAGCGAAGTAA
- the atpG gene encoding ATP synthase F1 subunit gamma, whose amino-acid sequence MPSLKAIRKRITSVRSTQKITRAMKMVAGARLNRAQQRITELRPYAVKTQEVLAAITASARAASAQDGGQGVPAEADVVLDRPLHPLLVERPERRVMLLILTSDRGLCGAFNTNINKRAEREWKSRVEQGQEVVMKVIGRKGRDYMSRRDAPNLGYLPGVWEKLALETAQRVGKEILEPFLKGEVDSIYVIYNEFKSAVSQQVVVERLLPVRPLAEGEQAEATSATEFIFEPNREALLDVLAPMYVDISLLRALYESMASEFGAKLTAMDAATKNAKEMVERLTLQYNRARQAAITKELMEIIGGSEALKD is encoded by the coding sequence GTGCCTTCGCTCAAAGCGATCCGCAAGCGCATCACCAGCGTCCGCTCGACGCAGAAGATCACGCGCGCGATGAAGATGGTTGCTGGCGCGCGGCTCAACCGCGCCCAGCAGCGCATCACCGAGCTGCGCCCTTACGCCGTCAAGACGCAGGAGGTCCTCGCGGCGATCACGGCGTCGGCGCGGGCGGCAAGCGCGCAGGACGGCGGGCAAGGCGTCCCTGCGGAGGCCGACGTCGTCCTCGATCGCCCGCTTCACCCGCTGCTCGTCGAGCGCCCCGAGCGCCGCGTGATGCTCCTGATCCTCACGAGTGATCGTGGCCTCTGCGGCGCGTTCAACACGAACATCAACAAGCGCGCCGAGCGCGAGTGGAAGAGCCGTGTCGAGCAGGGGCAGGAGGTGGTCATGAAGGTCATCGGCCGCAAAGGCCGGGACTACATGAGCCGCCGCGACGCCCCGAATCTCGGCTACCTCCCGGGCGTATGGGAGAAGCTCGCCCTCGAAACGGCGCAGCGCGTGGGCAAGGAGATCCTCGAGCCCTTCCTCAAGGGCGAGGTCGACAGCATTTACGTTATCTACAACGAGTTCAAGAGCGCGGTCAGCCAGCAGGTCGTGGTCGAGCGGCTCTTGCCCGTTCGTCCACTCGCCGAGGGCGAGCAGGCCGAGGCGACGTCGGCAACCGAGTTCATCTTCGAGCCGAACCGCGAGGCGCTGCTCGATGTGCTCGCGCCGATGTACGTCGACATCTCGCTCCTCCGCGCGCTCTACGAGTCGATGGCGAGCGAGTTCGGCGCGAAGCTCACGGCGATGGATGCGGCCACGAAGAACGCGAAGGAAATGGTCGAGCGCCTGACGCTTCAGTACAACCGAGCGCGTCAGGCCGCGATCACCAAGGAGCTCATGGAGATCATCGGTGGCAGCGAGGCGCTGAAGGACTAG